From Streptomyces cyaneogriseus subsp. noncyanogenus, the proteins below share one genomic window:
- a CDS encoding 3-hydroxybutyryl-CoA dehydrogenase, producing MTGISGDIARVGVVGCGQMGAGIAEVCARAGLDVKVAETTGEALEIGRTRVFNSLAKAAERGKITEEERDATQARLSFTTDLGEFADRDLVIEAVVENEQVKAEIFQVLDQIVVRPDAILASNTSSIPLVKLAVATSRPDHVIGIHFFNPAPVQKLVELIPALTTSEGTLSRAQLFAEKVLGKHAIRAQDRSGFVVNALLIPYLLSAIRMFESGIASREDIDNGMELGCAHPMGPLKLADLIGLDTVASVAHSMYEEYKEPLYAAPPLLQRMVDAGRLGRKSGSGFYTYG from the coding sequence GTGACCGGCATCTCGGGAGATATCGCACGCGTCGGCGTGGTCGGCTGCGGTCAGATGGGGGCGGGCATCGCCGAGGTGTGCGCCCGCGCCGGCCTGGACGTGAAGGTGGCCGAGACCACCGGCGAGGCCCTGGAGATCGGCCGCACCCGGGTGTTCAACTCCCTGGCCAAGGCCGCCGAGCGCGGCAAGATCACCGAGGAGGAGCGCGACGCGACGCAGGCGCGCCTGAGCTTCACCACCGACCTCGGCGAGTTCGCCGACCGTGATCTGGTCATCGAGGCCGTGGTCGAGAACGAGCAGGTCAAGGCCGAGATCTTCCAGGTGCTCGACCAGATCGTGGTCCGTCCGGACGCGATCCTGGCCTCCAACACCTCCTCGATCCCGCTGGTGAAGCTGGCCGTCGCCACCTCCCGGCCGGATCACGTCATCGGCATCCACTTCTTCAACCCGGCCCCGGTGCAGAAGCTGGTCGAGCTGATCCCGGCCCTCACCACCTCCGAGGGCACGCTCAGCCGGGCGCAGCTCTTCGCCGAGAAGGTGCTCGGCAAGCACGCCATCCGCGCCCAGGACCGCTCCGGCTTCGTGGTGAACGCGCTGCTGATCCCCTACCTGCTCTCCGCGATCCGCATGTTCGAGTCGGGGATCGCCAGCCGCGAGGACATCGACAACGGCATGGAGCTGGGCTGCGCCCACCCGATGGGCCCGCTGAAGCTGGCCGACCTGATCGGCCTGGACACGGTGGCCTCGGTCGCCCACAGCATGTACGAGGAGTACAAGGAGCCGCTGTACGCCGCTCCCCCGCTGCTGCAGCGCATGGTCGACGCCGGGCGGCTGGGCCGGAAGTCCGGCTCCGGTTTCTATACCTACGGCTGA
- a CDS encoding NUDIX hydrolase, whose protein sequence is MQWSKLNEQTVYSNRWFSVNLADVELPDGRHLDHFLIRLRPVAVATVVNEANEVLLLWRHRFITDSWGWELAAGVVEDGEDIAVAAARELEEETGWRPGPLRHLMSVEPSNGLTDARHHVYWADEAEYVGHPVDDFESDRREWVPLKVVPDLVARGEVPAANMAAALLLLHHLRLGQDVMP, encoded by the coding sequence GTGCAGTGGTCGAAACTGAACGAACAGACTGTGTACTCAAACCGCTGGTTCAGCGTCAATCTCGCGGATGTCGAGCTGCCGGACGGCCGGCATCTCGACCACTTCCTGATAAGGCTGCGGCCGGTCGCGGTGGCCACGGTGGTGAACGAGGCCAACGAGGTGCTGCTGCTGTGGCGGCACCGCTTCATCACCGACAGCTGGGGCTGGGAGCTCGCGGCGGGTGTCGTCGAGGACGGCGAGGACATCGCCGTCGCGGCGGCCAGGGAACTGGAGGAGGAGACCGGCTGGCGGCCGGGACCCCTGCGGCACCTGATGAGCGTGGAGCCGTCCAACGGGCTCACCGACGCCCGGCACCACGTCTACTGGGCCGACGAGGCCGAGTACGTCGGGCACCCGGTGGACGACTTCGAGTCCGACCGCAGGGAGTGGGTCCCCCTGAAGGTCGTCCCCGATCTGGTCGCCCGCGGGGAGGTCCCGGCCGCCAACATGGCGGCCGCGTTACTCCTGCTGCACCACCTCAGGCTCGGGCAGGACGTCATGCCCTGA
- a CDS encoding PP2C family protein-serine/threonine phosphatase encodes MIRIRAGVPRRTGRSRTNHPAPAPGTGPGDLRQAVRRALQRAARQPGGPPLRRVRGLGLPVAWGTVAVTYRLTCPLAHQEGLGARLAGSAVLFAVGTGILLHARRTLLRELREARRIAGAAQGVLLRPLPERIDGLSVAAAQLSADPGAEIGGDLYEAVPTEHGVRVVMGDVRGHGIAALGTVAAVLGSFREAAYDEPDLERLLRRLDRALARHLRDRARAGHGAARSVPPHPVAEEFVTLLLLEIGPDGEIRALNCGHPWPYRVAGTRVEPLARADPLPPLGMFPLPAELPAVPCGHLLPGEALFLHTDGAEDARDAEGRFFSLPDVLARAVREPPLAPRALLATVLTALLRHAHGAPSDDVALLMLRNDRAPSAPREGGPCDTAPRAGHPTPCTQPTNQLR; translated from the coding sequence ATGATCCGCATCAGGGCTGGGGTCCCCCGCAGGACAGGGCGGTCCCGGACGAACCACCCGGCGCCCGCCCCCGGGACGGGCCCCGGGGACCTGCGCCAGGCCGTCAGGAGAGCCCTCCAGCGGGCGGCGCGCCAGCCGGGAGGGCCACCACTGCGCCGGGTGCGGGGCCTCGGCCTCCCCGTGGCCTGGGGCACCGTGGCCGTCACCTACCGGCTGACCTGCCCGCTCGCCCACCAGGAGGGGCTCGGCGCCCGGCTCGCCGGCAGTGCCGTGCTCTTCGCCGTCGGCACCGGCATCCTCCTCCACGCCCGGCGGACGCTGCTGCGCGAGCTGCGCGAGGCCCGCCGGATCGCGGGCGCCGCCCAGGGGGTGCTGCTGCGCCCGCTGCCCGAGCGCATCGACGGACTGAGCGTCGCGGCCGCCCAGCTCTCCGCCGACCCCGGCGCCGAGATCGGGGGCGACCTGTACGAGGCCGTCCCCACCGAGCACGGCGTGCGGGTGGTGATGGGCGACGTCCGCGGCCACGGGATCGCCGCCCTCGGGACGGTCGCCGCCGTGCTCGGCAGCTTCCGCGAGGCGGCGTACGACGAGCCGGACCTGGAGCGGCTGCTGCGCCGGCTGGACCGCGCCCTCGCCCGGCACCTGCGCGACCGCGCCCGGGCCGGACACGGCGCCGCCCGGTCCGTCCCGCCGCACCCGGTCGCCGAGGAGTTCGTCACCCTCCTGCTGCTGGAGATCGGCCCGGACGGCGAGATCCGCGCCCTGAACTGCGGGCATCCCTGGCCCTACCGCGTGGCCGGGACCCGCGTCGAACCGCTCGCCCGCGCGGACCCCCTGCCGCCCCTGGGGATGTTCCCCCTCCCGGCCGAGCTGCCCGCCGTCCCCTGCGGCCACCTGCTGCCCGGCGAGGCCCTCTTCCTGCACACGGACGGCGCGGAAGACGCGCGCGATGCCGAGGGGCGCTTCTTCTCGCTCCCCGACGTGCTGGCGCGCGCCGTACGCGAACCGCCCCTCGCGCCGCGGGCCCTGCTCGCCACGGTCCTCACCGCGCTGCTGCGCCACGCGCACGGCGCCCCGTCCGACGACGTCGCCCTGCTGATGCTCCGCAACGACCGCGCCCCGTCGGCGCCACGGGAGGGCGGCCCCTGCGACACGGCCCCGCGGGCGGGCCACCCCACACCCTGCACGCAGCCGACCAACCAGCTCCGGTAG
- the pheT gene encoding phenylalanine--tRNA ligase subunit beta: protein MRVPLSWLREYVDLPATETGRDVQAKLISAGLEVETVEQLGADLKGPLVVGQVLTIEELEGFKKPIRFCTVDVGQANGTGEPQEIVCGARNFSVGDKVVVVLPGAVLPGGFEIAARKTYGKVSHGMICSSDELGMGDDGTKGIIVLPPETEVGRDAIELLELVDEVLDIAVTPDRGYCLSIRGVAREAAIAYGLPLRDPALLDVPAPNAFGYPVRISDPMGCDRFTARTVTGLSCEARSPIWLQRRLQKVGMRPISLAVDVTNYVMMELGQPLHAYDRNLVQGTIGVRRAEPGEKITTLDGVTRTLDAEDLVITDDRGPIGLAGVMGGANTEIADHDDPENATTDVVIEAAHFDAVSVARTARRHKLSSEASRRFERGVDPQAAAAAAQRTVDLLVLLAGGTAEAGVTEVIAPSAPRTITIPADHPDKVAGVAYGRETVVRRLQEIGCDVYGQDELIVTVPSWRPDLTDPNDLAEEVIRLEGYENLPSTLPKPPAGRGLTRRQRLHRRVGRALAGAGYVEAPNYPFVSEQVFDQLGLAADDPLRRVVKLVNPLSDEEPALRTSLLPGLLGALRRNDGRGSHDLALFETGLVFHPREEQRAAVRLPVDRRPTDEELAGLNAALPDQPRHVAVVLAGAREQAGWWGKGRPADWADAVEAARTVAREAGAELIVRKGQYGPWHPGRCAELAVAADGTERVVGHAGELHPRVLKALGLPARTCAMELDLDAVERSGDALPQAPGISAFPVATQDVALVVDAFVPAADVEAALREGAGELLESIRLFDVYENADQLGEGRKSLAYALRFRAADRTLTVDEASAARDAAVALAGERTGAELRS from the coding sequence ATGCGGGTCCCGCTTTCTTGGCTGCGGGAGTACGTCGACCTGCCGGCCACCGAGACCGGCCGTGACGTACAGGCCAAGCTCATTTCGGCCGGTCTGGAGGTCGAGACCGTCGAGCAGCTCGGCGCCGACCTCAAGGGCCCCCTGGTCGTCGGCCAGGTGCTCACCATCGAGGAGCTTGAGGGCTTCAAGAAGCCGATCCGCTTCTGCACCGTCGACGTCGGCCAGGCCAACGGCACCGGCGAGCCGCAGGAGATCGTCTGCGGCGCCCGCAACTTCTCCGTCGGCGACAAGGTCGTCGTCGTCCTCCCGGGCGCGGTGCTGCCCGGCGGCTTCGAGATCGCCGCGCGCAAGACCTACGGCAAGGTCTCGCACGGCATGATCTGCTCCAGCGACGAACTCGGCATGGGCGACGACGGCACCAAGGGCATCATCGTGCTGCCGCCGGAGACCGAGGTCGGCCGGGACGCCATCGAGCTGCTGGAGCTGGTCGACGAGGTCCTCGACATCGCCGTCACGCCCGACCGCGGCTACTGCCTGTCGATCCGCGGCGTCGCCCGCGAGGCCGCCATCGCCTACGGTCTGCCGCTGCGCGACCCGGCCCTGCTCGACGTCCCCGCCCCCAACGCCTTCGGCTACCCGGTGCGGATCTCCGACCCGATGGGCTGCGACCGCTTCACCGCCCGCACGGTGACCGGCCTCAGCTGTGAGGCGCGCTCCCCGATCTGGCTCCAGCGCCGCCTGCAGAAGGTCGGCATGCGCCCGATCTCGCTCGCCGTCGACGTCACCAACTACGTGATGATGGAGCTGGGCCAGCCGCTGCACGCCTACGACCGCAACCTGGTCCAGGGCACGATCGGCGTGCGCCGCGCCGAGCCGGGCGAGAAGATCACCACCCTCGACGGCGTCACCCGCACCCTCGACGCCGAGGACCTGGTCATCACCGACGACCGGGGCCCGATCGGCCTCGCGGGCGTCATGGGCGGCGCCAACACCGAGATCGCCGACCACGACGACCCGGAGAACGCGACGACGGACGTGGTCATCGAGGCCGCCCACTTCGACGCGGTCTCCGTCGCGCGCACCGCCCGCCGCCACAAGCTGTCCTCCGAGGCGTCCCGCCGCTTCGAGCGCGGCGTCGACCCGCAGGCCGCCGCCGCTGCCGCGCAGCGCACCGTCGACCTGCTGGTGCTGCTCGCGGGCGGCACCGCCGAGGCCGGTGTCACCGAGGTCATCGCCCCGTCCGCGCCGCGCACCATCACCATCCCGGCCGACCACCCGGACAAGGTCGCGGGCGTCGCCTACGGCCGGGAGACCGTCGTACGACGGCTCCAGGAGATCGGCTGCGACGTGTACGGGCAGGACGAGCTGATCGTCACCGTCCCGTCCTGGCGGCCCGACCTGACCGACCCGAACGACCTGGCCGAAGAGGTCATCCGCCTGGAGGGCTACGAGAACCTGCCCTCCACGCTGCCCAAGCCGCCGGCCGGCCGCGGGCTGACGCGGCGCCAGCGGCTGCACCGCCGTGTCGGCCGCGCCCTGGCCGGGGCCGGGTACGTCGAGGCGCCGAACTACCCCTTCGTCAGCGAGCAGGTCTTCGACCAGCTCGGCCTGGCCGCCGACGACCCGCTCCGCCGCGTCGTCAAGCTGGTCAACCCGCTCAGCGACGAGGAGCCCGCGCTGCGCACCTCGCTGCTGCCGGGCCTGCTCGGCGCCCTGCGCCGCAACGACGGCCGGGGCAGCCACGACCTCGCCCTGTTCGAGACCGGCCTGGTCTTCCACCCGCGCGAGGAGCAGCGCGCCGCCGTCCGGCTCCCCGTCGACCGGCGTCCGACCGACGAGGAGCTCGCCGGGCTGAACGCCGCGCTGCCGGACCAGCCGCGCCATGTCGCCGTCGTCCTCGCCGGCGCCCGCGAGCAGGCCGGCTGGTGGGGCAAGGGCCGCCCGGCCGACTGGGCCGACGCGGTCGAGGCCGCCCGGACCGTCGCCCGCGAGGCCGGCGCCGAGCTGATCGTCCGCAAGGGCCAGTACGGGCCGTGGCACCCCGGCCGCTGCGCCGAGCTCGCGGTCGCCGCCGACGGCACCGAGCGGGTCGTCGGCCACGCCGGTGAGCTGCACCCGCGGGTCCTCAAGGCGCTGGGCCTGCCCGCGCGCACCTGCGCGATGGAGCTGGACCTGGACGCCGTCGAGCGGTCCGGCGACGCCCTGCCGCAGGCCCCCGGCATCTCCGCCTTCCCGGTCGCCACGCAGGACGTCGCCCTGGTCGTCGACGCGTTCGTGCCGGCGGCGGACGTCGAGGCGGCGCTGCGCGAAGGTGCCGGCGAACTGCTGGAGTCCATCCGGCTGTTCGACGTCTACGAGAACGCCGACCAGCTCGGTGAGGGGCGCAAGTCCCTGGCGTACGCGCTGCGGTTCCGCGCCGCGGACCGCACGCTGACCGTCGACGAGGCGTCGGCGGCCCGGGACGCCGCGGTCGCCCTGGCGGGCGAGCGCACCGGCGCCGAGCTGCGCAGTTAG
- the pheS gene encoding phenylalanine--tRNA ligase subunit alpha, with protein sequence MSAPNKSYDPVEVEALKPEEIERMRDEALAAFAAADSLDALHEAKVAHTGPASPLALANREIGALPPHAKAEAGKRVGMARGAVNKALAARQEELEAERDARVLVEEAVDVTLPYDRVPAGARHPLTTLSERIEDIFVAMGYEVAEGPQAEAEWFNFDALNIGPDHPARGEADTFFVAGPDGGTESGVVLRTHTSPVQIRSLLDRELPVYVICPGRVYRTDELDATHTPVFHQVELLAVDEGLTMADLKGTLDHMVQSLFGEGMKTRLRPNFFPFTEPSAEMDMLCYVCKGESVGNPDRPCRTCSSEGWIELGGCGMVNPRVLTACGVDPEKYSGFAFGFGIERMLMFRHNVEDMRDMVEGDVRFTRPFGMEI encoded by the coding sequence ATGTCGGCACCCAATAAGTCGTACGACCCTGTCGAGGTCGAGGCGTTGAAACCGGAAGAGATCGAGCGCATGCGGGACGAGGCGCTCGCCGCCTTCGCCGCCGCGGACTCCCTCGACGCGCTCCACGAGGCGAAGGTCGCCCACACCGGCCCCGCCTCCCCGCTGGCCCTCGCCAACCGCGAGATCGGCGCCCTGCCCCCGCACGCCAAGGCCGAGGCCGGCAAGCGCGTGGGCATGGCCCGCGGTGCCGTGAACAAGGCCCTCGCCGCCCGCCAGGAGGAGCTGGAGGCCGAGCGGGACGCCCGTGTGCTGGTCGAGGAGGCCGTGGACGTCACGCTGCCCTACGACCGGGTCCCGGCCGGCGCCCGCCACCCGCTGACCACGCTGTCGGAGCGCATCGAGGACATCTTCGTGGCCATGGGCTACGAGGTGGCCGAGGGCCCGCAGGCCGAGGCCGAGTGGTTCAACTTCGACGCGCTGAACATCGGCCCGGACCACCCGGCCCGCGGCGAGGCCGACACGTTCTTCGTGGCCGGCCCCGACGGCGGCACCGAGTCCGGTGTCGTGCTGCGCACCCACACCTCGCCGGTGCAGATCCGCTCCCTGCTCGACCGCGAGCTGCCGGTCTACGTGATCTGCCCCGGCCGCGTATACCGCACCGACGAGCTGGACGCCACCCACACCCCGGTCTTCCACCAGGTCGAGCTGCTCGCCGTCGACGAGGGCCTGACCATGGCCGACCTCAAGGGCACCCTGGACCACATGGTCCAGTCCCTGTTCGGCGAGGGCATGAAGACGCGGCTGCGGCCGAACTTCTTCCCCTTCACCGAGCCGAGCGCCGAGATGGACATGCTCTGCTACGTCTGCAAGGGCGAGTCCGTCGGCAACCCGGACCGGCCCTGCCGCACCTGCTCCAGCGAGGGCTGGATCGAGCTCGGCGGCTGCGGCATGGTCAACCCGCGGGTGCTCACCGCCTGCGGCGTCGACCCGGAGAAGTACAGCGGCTTCGCCTTCGGGTTCGGCATCGAGCGGATGCTGATGTTCCGCCACAACGTCGAGGACATGCGAGACATGGTCGAGGGTGACGTGCGCTTCACCCGGCCGTTCGGGATGGAGATCTGA